CCTCAGCCCGACCACCGTCGAGGACAACCCCCACACCCTCCGGGACACCCAACGCTTCGAACACCCACGCCTCCAATGGGGCACCCGCAAACTCGAACTCTGGAAACGTGAACCCCGCGCCCGCCTCACCGTGCGCTTCAACCGCCTCTCCTCCTTCGACCCGGAACTGCTCTGCATCGTCACCCCCCTCCCCTGCGATGGCTCCCTTCCCCGCCTCAGCAGCGGCGGCCTGCCCTTTACCCCATTCACCGACCAACTGCCCGGCACCTGCCGCGACTATTTCGCCATAGACGGCTGGGCGCACTACGCCCTCCCCGAGGGCAGTTGGCTCTGGATCACCCGCGATGCCCCGCTCATCACCCTCGACGGCCCCCACCCCAAAGCCCGCCTCGCCGAGCCCCCTCCCCGCACCGCCCGCCTCCTCGCCATCGTCTATGACAACTTCTGGTACACCAATTTCCAGGGCGACAGCCCCGGCGTCATGGAATTCCAATTTGATCTCGTCTGGCGGCCCCGCCTCGAAAACGACGCCGCCGCCGACTCCCTCGCCAATGCCCTCATCACCGACCCCGTCCTCGTTATCAACCCCCCGTTGCCGGAACATCCCGCCGTCCTGCAACGCCTGTTCCAACCCTGATTCCACTACCATGAGAAAACCCCACGGCCCCCGCCACCAACCCGCCTCTCCCCGCCCTCCCGCCTCAGTTGTATTATAATAAGATATTTAGAATATCCCATTGACTTTTTCCTCATTAAGCATAAGGTTATATCCGATTCGGGTGGCAGTACGTTTCTTCAGCGGGGTCCCCCACCCCCACCTCCTTGGCGTCTGTTGCCCGAATCACTTTTTTTATTCCCATTTTCATTTTTTCCTGTTGACGCCTCTCCCGGCCTTGCATACTTTTCTCGTCCCCAATGCGGGGGCGTAGCTCAATTGGTTAGAGCGCTGCCCTGTCACGGCAGAGGTTACGGGTTCGAGCCCCGCCGCTCCCGCCATTATTTTTTGGCGCACCCCCGCTCCTCCCCCCAAGATTTTGCTTTTGCCCGCCCCACCTCTTGTTTGTAATGGCGGCGCATGACCATGGTTCAGATGTCCCTGCCGGGCACGCTGCGCGCCTTGCTGACTTTGGGGCGGGTTTCCAACCTCCCCACCGTCTGGTCCAACTGCCTGGCGGGCTGGCTCCTGGGCGGCGCCGGCGACTGGCACCTCTTCGCCGTGGTCCTCACCGGCGCCAGCAGCCTCTACTTGGGCGGTGTCTTCCTCAACGATGCCTTGGACACCTCCTGGGACCGCCAATTCCGCCCGGAGCGTCCCATCCCCAGCGGCCACATCAGCGAATGGCTCGTCTGGGCCTTGAGTTTTGCGCTCCTTGCCTCGGGCCTGCTCGTCCTGTCCCTCATCCATTGGCGCCTCTTCCAGTTCGCCTGGGGCCTGGTCCTGGCCATTCTGGCCTACAACCTCTGGCACAAGCGCGTCCGCTGGGCCCCCCTCCTCATCGGCCTTTGCCGCGCCCTCGTGGTGCTCATGGCCGCCAGCGCCGCCCATTTCGGGCCGGACGGTTTGACCGTCTGGGCCTCAATCGCCCTGGGGGTTTACGTCGCCGGTCTCTCCTGGATCGCCCGCGGCGAAAGCCAGCCCCAGGGCGCGGGTTACTGGCCCAGCGTGCTGCTCTTTGCCCCCATCGCCCTCTGCCTGCTGGTCAATGATGGAGCCTACGGCAAGCAGGGATTGCTCCTGGCCTTCGTGCTATTTGGCTGGTTGCTGGGCTGCCTGATCACCGCCTACGGCGCCCCTCTTCCCCGCCGCAAAGAAGCCGTGGCCAGATTGCTGGCCGGCATCGTGTTGGTGGACCTCGCCGCCGTGGGGCCCGTGTTTCCCGACATGGTGTTGTTTTTCCCCGCCCTCTTTTTGCTCACCCTCGTGCTGCAGCGCTTTGTCCCCGCGACCTGACCCCCGCCGCTCAATCCAGCCCCGTGAAGGAAAGCGCCTCCTCCAGCCACGTGTCCGTTTTAAGCACGCCCCGCCGCTGATGAAACGCCAGGCGCTGCGCCGAATACTGCGCCTGTTTGATCAACCCGGCGGCCGCCTTCTCCCACCCCGGCGTCCCGGCCGCCGCCATCCGTTGCACCGCGCGCTTCAATGGCGCCGGCACAAACCGCCGCAGCAGCTCATCCTCCAGACTCACAAACGCCTGCGCCGTGCCGGGATCCCCCTGCCGCCCCGCCCGCCCAAATAATTGCCGGTCCACCCGCCCCGATTCATGCCGCTCCGTCGCAATCACAAACAAGCCCCCCAGCTCCGCCACCCCCGCCGCCAGCTTGATATCCGTGCCGCGGCCGGCCATGTTGGTGG
The Verrucomicrobiia bacterium DNA segment above includes these coding regions:
- a CDS encoding UbiA family prenyltransferase — protein: MTMVQMSLPGTLRALLTLGRVSNLPTVWSNCLAGWLLGGAGDWHLFAVVLTGASSLYLGGVFLNDALDTSWDRQFRPERPIPSGHISEWLVWALSFALLASGLLVLSLIHWRLFQFAWGLVLAILAYNLWHKRVRWAPLLIGLCRALVVLMAASAAHFGPDGLTVWASIALGVYVAGLSWIARGESQPQGAGYWPSVLLFAPIALCLLVNDGAYGKQGLLLAFVLFGWLLGCLITAYGAPLPRRKEAVARLLAGIVLVDLAAVGPVFPDMVLFFPALFLLTLVLQRFVPAT